One region of Mesobacillus boroniphilus genomic DNA includes:
- a CDS encoding YpiF family protein has product MRWVAADVEMYQKAAEYVDTAIVPLLPVSFGEDMKQNASMAEFIGILSTQLEKQFKGRIFLLPEFVYIKGLEASIITLKEWENTLLDKQFKHVFYITSDSSWRQHEKDLSGNVLWLPSLSLEHMQEQQKVAIVKEQVNQLLSLFTEKWQED; this is encoded by the coding sequence ATGAGATGGGTGGCAGCAGATGTAGAGATGTACCAGAAAGCCGCTGAGTATGTAGACACGGCAATCGTACCGCTATTGCCAGTTTCTTTCGGGGAAGACATGAAACAAAATGCCTCGATGGCAGAATTCATCGGAATCCTTTCTACACAGCTAGAAAAGCAATTTAAGGGGCGTATATTCTTATTGCCTGAATTTGTGTACATAAAGGGACTTGAAGCTAGCATAATAACTTTGAAGGAATGGGAAAACACTTTATTGGACAAGCAGTTCAAGCATGTGTTTTATATCACCTCTGACAGCAGCTGGAGGCAGCATGAGAAGGATTTGTCAGGTAACGTGCTATGGCTGCCATCATTGTCTCTGGAGCATATGCAGGAGCAGCAAAAGGTGGCAATTGTGAAGGAACAGGTAAATCAGCTATTATCTTTGTTTACTGAGAAATGGCAAGAGGATTAA
- a CDS encoding ReoY family proteolytic degradation factor has translation MTTPVSVNEKKDFIRWFLNHYQLKRRECVWILNYLMSHDQLMEKVHFVENAQYCPRGLVMSTHCVDEVPFRFFKENVMTTDAEKSFHDIRLNREEEIYIQLNFHASNKAHQFAAVLEENPYVPGQLQISESDKMVAERFLEESIQKFQKDKLLTLIDEALDSQDQEAFEHLTEQLKRLGAVNSL, from the coding sequence ATGACAACCCCTGTATCTGTCAACGAGAAAAAGGATTTTATCCGCTGGTTTTTAAACCATTACCAGCTTAAAAGGCGGGAATGCGTTTGGATCCTTAACTACTTGATGAGCCATGACCAGCTGATGGAAAAAGTGCACTTTGTGGAAAATGCACAGTATTGTCCTAGGGGATTAGTGATGTCGACCCATTGCGTGGATGAAGTACCATTCCGGTTCTTTAAGGAAAATGTGATGACGACAGATGCTGAAAAGTCTTTCCACGACATTCGTTTGAACAGGGAAGAAGAAATTTACATCCAATTGAATTTCCATGCTTCAAACAAAGCCCACCAGTTTGCGGCAGTACTGGAAGAAAACCCTTATGTTCCAGGCCAGCTCCAAATCAGTGAAAGTGACAAGATGGTAGCAGAAAGATTCCTTGAGGAAAGTATCCAAAAGTTCCAAAAAGACAAACTGCTGACCTTGATTGATGAAGCACTGGACAGCCAGGACCAGGAAGCCTTCGAACATCTTACAGAACAATTAAAAAGATTAGGCGCAGTCAATTCGTTATAG
- the aroH gene encoding chorismate mutase — MIRGVRGAITVNENDEHEIISATERLLKDAVASNNIAPDEVASIFISATDDVDGAFPARALRNLDGWTYVPVMCMQELSVPGSLQKCIRVMIHFNTEKTQEEIKHIYLEGAAGLRPDL; from the coding sequence ATGATTAGGGGAGTAAGAGGAGCTATTACAGTAAACGAGAATGATGAGCATGAAATCATTTCTGCGACTGAACGGCTTTTAAAAGATGCAGTCGCTTCCAATAATATCGCCCCGGATGAAGTTGCTTCCATTTTCATATCTGCTACTGATGATGTTGATGGAGCCTTTCCAGCAAGGGCTTTAAGAAATTTGGATGGCTGGACCTACGTCCCAGTCATGTGTATGCAAGAATTATCCGTCCCCGGCTCGCTACAGAAGTGCATCAGAGTCATGATCCATTTCAACACTGAAAAAACACAGGAAGAGATCAAGCATATTTATCTCGAGGGAGCTGCTGGACTTAGACCTGATTTATAG
- a CDS encoding prephenate dehydrogenase, with protein sequence MEGRVLIIGLGLIGGSLAMCIKAQHPGAELIGFDADGNQMDLAMMLGVIDRAAGSIELEAPKADLIIIATPVLTSGSIIESLAVLQLKKEVIVTDTGSTKGYISKKASCLRAKGIAFIGGHPMAGSHKSGVASAKKILFENAFYLLTPDITVRSETVDRLKAWLSGTRAKFLDVSPEEHDYLTGVVSHFPHIIAASLVHQASRADEENSLVNRLAAGGFRDITRIASSNPRMWRDILLQNREVLISLLTDWQDEMGRVKELLVTNDKDSIYDFFDTAKKYRDGLPVSDKGAIPSFYDLFVDVPDYPGVISEITGYLAVENISITNIRIIETREDIYGVLVISFQTPEDRARAKDCIGRNTDYDMSDAK encoded by the coding sequence ATGGAAGGCCGCGTATTGATCATTGGACTTGGTTTGATTGGCGGCTCTCTGGCGATGTGTATTAAAGCTCAGCATCCGGGGGCAGAGCTCATCGGATTTGATGCTGACGGAAATCAAATGGACCTAGCCATGATGCTCGGTGTCATTGACCGAGCAGCTGGAAGTATTGAATTGGAAGCTCCGAAGGCGGACTTAATTATTATAGCAACCCCGGTATTGACCAGCGGAAGCATTATTGAATCTTTAGCTGTACTGCAATTGAAAAAAGAAGTCATTGTTACGGACACTGGCAGTACTAAGGGGTACATTTCAAAGAAGGCATCGTGCTTGAGAGCAAAAGGGATTGCATTCATTGGTGGCCATCCAATGGCTGGTTCTCATAAAAGCGGTGTTGCTTCAGCGAAGAAAATCCTGTTTGAAAATGCATTCTATCTTCTTACCCCTGATATAACGGTCCGAAGTGAGACGGTAGATCGACTAAAAGCATGGCTTTCTGGCACGAGAGCCAAGTTCCTGGATGTATCGCCAGAAGAGCATGATTATCTTACAGGGGTGGTCAGTCATTTCCCGCATATCATCGCTGCTTCCCTCGTTCACCAGGCGTCAAGGGCGGATGAAGAAAATTCTCTCGTCAACCGTCTGGCTGCTGGGGGATTCAGGGATATAACACGAATCGCTTCAAGCAATCCGCGGATGTGGAGAGATATCCTTCTTCAGAACCGGGAAGTTCTCATTTCTCTATTAACTGACTGGCAGGATGAAATGGGACGGGTAAAAGAATTATTGGTTACTAACGATAAAGATAGCATCTATGATTTCTTTGATACAGCCAAAAAATACCGGGATGGCCTGCCTGTAAGTGACAAAGGAGCTATTCCCAGTTTCTATGACCTTTTTGTAGATGTACCTGACTACCCGGGGGTGATCTCTGAAATCACGGGATACCTGGCGGTTGAAAACATCAGTATAACAAATATCAGAATCATAGAAACTCGTGAAGATATCTACGGCGTACTGGTCATCAGTTTCCAGACACCTGAAGACCGAGCCAGGGCTAAGGATTGTATCGGAAGAAATACAGACTATGATATGTCTGATGCAAAGTAG
- a CDS encoding tetratricopeptide repeat protein — MIAVNEITNYIENGQLEKAMAAYKGILEKGSDEEKFLLSEELFRFGFMEETEALIESLLKNYPDEGELHVLLAETLIEMGKEEEAMLSLEKVGEEDPSFPQALLLLADLYQMEGLFEVSEKKLLEAKRLLPEEPVIDFALGELYAHQGKLVEAIQYYETVLKSHEEIGGVNINQRMAEALSAGGSFEEALHFYEKALEQKLEINTLFGYAFTALQAGYNKTAIEKFEELKALDPEYHSLYLYLAKAYEREEMVEEAFEAVKQGIEQDEFNKDLYFYGGKLALKVPDEEVAEQLLREAIALDPGFMEGVLVLNKLLLKQERYEDVLELVRAADIHEEEEEPQILWDEAVAYQQIEDFSQSLNKYQLAYTFFKDNKEFLTDYGYFLIEEGKMADAAEIFSKLVEKEPGNEEFRELLERLTENR; from the coding sequence ATGATCGCAGTAAATGAAATAACAAATTATATTGAAAATGGACAGCTTGAAAAAGCAATGGCTGCTTATAAAGGAATTCTTGAAAAAGGCAGCGACGAAGAAAAATTCCTGCTTTCTGAGGAGTTATTCCGTTTCGGTTTCATGGAAGAAACCGAAGCTTTAATCGAAAGCTTATTGAAGAATTATCCTGATGAAGGGGAGCTCCATGTTTTGCTCGCTGAAACCCTGATCGAAATGGGAAAAGAGGAAGAGGCAATGCTTTCGCTTGAAAAGGTTGGCGAAGAAGACCCTTCTTTTCCTCAAGCACTGCTTCTATTGGCAGACTTGTATCAGATGGAAGGTTTGTTTGAAGTGAGTGAAAAGAAACTGCTTGAGGCTAAAAGGCTTTTACCAGAAGAGCCAGTCATTGACTTTGCTCTTGGTGAGCTATACGCTCACCAGGGAAAACTTGTTGAAGCAATCCAGTATTATGAAACGGTACTCAAGTCGCATGAAGAAATTGGCGGAGTGAACATCAACCAGAGAATGGCCGAAGCATTAAGTGCAGGCGGTTCGTTTGAGGAAGCACTCCATTTTTACGAAAAAGCACTTGAGCAAAAGCTGGAAATTAATACATTGTTCGGCTATGCTTTTACAGCTTTGCAGGCTGGCTATAATAAAACAGCGATTGAAAAGTTTGAGGAACTAAAGGCTCTAGATCCTGAATACCATTCTCTTTACCTCTATCTAGCCAAAGCCTATGAGCGCGAAGAAATGGTTGAAGAGGCATTCGAAGCTGTGAAGCAAGGTATCGAGCAGGATGAGTTCAATAAAGATTTATACTTCTATGGGGGGAAATTGGCACTTAAAGTTCCCGATGAAGAAGTTGCAGAACAGTTGCTTCGGGAAGCAATTGCTCTCGATCCCGGATTCATGGAAGGAGTCCTTGTCCTGAATAAATTGTTGCTCAAGCAGGAACGTTATGAAGATGTATTGGAACTTGTACGGGCAGCTGACATCCACGAAGAAGAAGAGGAACCACAGATTCTTTGGGATGAGGCAGTTGCTTACCAGCAAATTGAAGATTTTTCACAGTCATTAAACAAATACCAACTAGCATATACTTTCTTTAAAGACAACAAAGAATTTTTGACAGACTACGGATATTTTTTAATTGAAGAAGGAAAAATGGCCGACGCTGCCGAAATTTTTAGTAAGTTAGTTGAAAAAGAACCTGGCAATGAAGAATTCCGTGAATTGTTGGAACGCTTGACGGAGAATCGGTAA
- the hisC gene encoding histidinol-phosphate transaminase, protein MRWKEQLLKLKPYQPGKSISEVKRQYGLSEIVKLASNENPFGSSEKVRNEIAGYAGKFSVYPDGYATELRTHLANHLGVKEGQIILGNGSDEIIQMIARGLLTPETKTVMAAPTFPQYKHNGIIEGCEITEIPLVNGAHDLDGMAAAIDDRTSVVWLCSPNNPTGIYITEEELTAFMARVPSDVLVVLDEAYFEYVTAKDYHDSLRLLKQYKNLIILRTFSKIYGLASFRVGYGIAHEDTITALEPVREPFNVNSWAQAAAIAALDDQEFVDECKRENKAGLEQFYQFCDGAGLDYYPSQGNFILIDFKSDGQEVFQFLLERGFIVRSGTALGFPTCVRITIGSKEQNQGVIEIIKEYLSVDTVISK, encoded by the coding sequence ATGAGATGGAAAGAGCAGCTTTTAAAACTAAAACCTTACCAGCCTGGTAAATCGATTAGTGAAGTGAAAAGGCAGTATGGTTTATCAGAGATTGTGAAATTGGCATCAAATGAGAATCCGTTTGGATCCTCAGAAAAAGTGAGAAACGAAATCGCAGGTTATGCTGGTAAATTTTCTGTTTATCCCGATGGGTATGCAACCGAGCTTCGTACACATTTGGCAAACCATCTAGGTGTGAAAGAAGGACAGATCATACTTGGCAACGGATCAGATGAAATTATCCAGATGATTGCCCGCGGCCTGCTAACACCTGAGACAAAAACTGTGATGGCTGCCCCTACATTTCCACAGTATAAACATAATGGAATTATCGAGGGTTGTGAAATAACGGAGATTCCATTGGTGAACGGTGCTCATGATTTGGATGGGATGGCGGCTGCTATTGATGACCGGACATCCGTTGTCTGGTTATGCTCTCCTAATAATCCTACGGGGATTTATATAACTGAAGAAGAATTGACAGCTTTTATGGCACGGGTGCCAAGCGATGTGCTAGTCGTGCTGGATGAGGCCTACTTCGAATATGTGACCGCGAAAGATTATCATGATTCATTACGATTGCTTAAACAATATAAAAATTTAATTATCCTTAGGACTTTTTCAAAAATATACGGACTTGCCAGCTTCAGGGTTGGTTATGGAATTGCCCATGAGGATACAATTACAGCACTTGAGCCTGTCAGGGAGCCATTTAATGTAAACTCATGGGCACAAGCTGCGGCAATTGCAGCCCTTGATGATCAAGAGTTTGTAGACGAATGCAAAAGAGAAAACAAAGCTGGTCTAGAGCAGTTTTACCAATTTTGTGATGGTGCTGGATTGGATTATTATCCGTCACAGGGCAATTTCATTTTGATCGATTTTAAAAGTGACGGTCAGGAGGTATTTCAATTCCTGCTCGAAAGAGGATTTATCGTCCGTTCCGGGACAGCACTTGGATTCCCTACATGTGTAAGGATTACAATTGGCTCAAAGGAACAAAACCAAGGTGTAATTGAGATTATCAAAGAATATTTGAGTGTTGATACAGTAATATCTAAATAA
- the aroA gene encoding 3-phosphoshikimate 1-carboxyvinyltransferase: protein MSVKTLLTNRTSLEGQVKVPGDKSISHRAVMFGSMANGITRIENFLPGEDCLSTISCFRQLGVEIVQNGSDVTVTGKGMDGLRQPEETLYVGNSGTTIRLMMGILSGLPFKSTLEGDESIARRPMTRVTFPLGKMGASIMGKNNGEFAPLTVEGRKLNGITYELPVASAQVKSAILLAGLKAEGETIVVEPVKTRDHTERMIKQFGGEVERNGNAVKVFGGQMLKGTHINVPGDISSAAFFLVAAAIVPGSDIILRNVGLNPTRTGIIDVLRAMGADFVIEPYKVESAEPAGDIRIKYSKLKGTTVEGDLIPRLIDEIPVIALLATQAEGKTVIKDAGELKVKETNRIDTVVNELKKLGANIEATDDGMIIQGKQSLDGGTVSAHGDHRIGMMLSIAAILCKRDVVLEQSEAVAVSYPGFFDDLYSLVRT, encoded by the coding sequence ATGTCAGTAAAAACACTTTTGACTAATAGAACCTCTTTGGAAGGTCAGGTTAAAGTACCTGGTGATAAATCAATATCGCATAGAGCAGTTATGTTCGGGTCAATGGCCAACGGAATCACCCGTATCGAAAACTTCCTGCCCGGAGAAGATTGTTTAAGTACTATTTCCTGCTTCCGGCAGCTCGGTGTTGAAATTGTCCAAAATGGAAGCGATGTAACGGTAACTGGAAAAGGTATGGATGGGTTGCGGCAGCCTGAGGAAACTCTGTATGTCGGGAACTCTGGAACAACCATACGGCTGATGATGGGAATCCTTTCTGGATTGCCTTTCAAATCAACCCTTGAAGGTGATGAGTCAATCGCCAGAAGGCCGATGACTAGAGTGACCTTTCCTCTCGGCAAAATGGGAGCCAGTATTATGGGAAAGAATAATGGGGAATTCGCTCCGCTGACGGTGGAAGGCCGAAAATTGAACGGGATTACATATGAACTGCCAGTAGCAAGCGCGCAGGTAAAATCAGCGATCCTGCTTGCCGGCTTGAAGGCTGAAGGTGAGACAATCGTTGTTGAGCCAGTGAAAACAAGGGATCATACTGAGCGTATGATCAAGCAGTTTGGCGGCGAAGTAGAACGTAATGGAAATGCTGTTAAGGTATTCGGTGGACAAATGCTAAAAGGTACTCATATAAATGTTCCTGGTGACATTTCATCTGCGGCCTTTTTTCTCGTAGCAGCTGCAATCGTTCCTGGGAGTGACATCATTCTGCGAAATGTTGGGTTAAATCCAACAAGAACGGGAATAATCGATGTACTAAGAGCAATGGGAGCCGACTTCGTGATTGAACCATATAAAGTCGAATCAGCTGAACCAGCTGGAGATATAAGAATTAAATATTCAAAACTCAAGGGTACAACAGTTGAAGGTGACTTGATCCCTCGATTAATAGATGAAATCCCGGTCATTGCTTTGCTGGCAACGCAGGCAGAGGGAAAGACGGTCATTAAGGATGCCGGAGAATTAAAGGTGAAGGAAACAAACCGAATTGATACTGTTGTAAATGAACTTAAGAAACTCGGAGCCAACATTGAGGCTACAGATGATGGCATGATTATACAGGGAAAACAAAGCCTTGATGGTGGCACTGTGTCAGCACATGGAGACCACCGGATTGGAATGATGCTGTCAATCGCTGCCATTCTCTGCAAAAGGGATGTCGTCCTTGAACAAAGTGAAGCGGTCGCCGTTTCTTATCCTGGTTTTTTTGATGATTTGTATTCCTTGGTGCGAACATAA